From Pungitius pungitius chromosome 9, fPunPun2.1, whole genome shotgun sequence, one genomic window encodes:
- the psip1a gene encoding PC4 and SFRS1 interacting protein 1a isoform X3, with protein MDSPPSCHIMVQSVDDLRGSRKRASVSRGKERCVFLLGNTFSMTQDWKPGDLIFAKMKGYPHWPARIDEVPDGAVKPSNIKFPIFFFGTHETAFLGPKDIFPYQLNKEKYAKPNKRKGFNEGLWEIENNPKVELTAPKPVAPDSFNDKDSDSSPEGEEEADDKGMKPKDSAQKEATDVPKPKRGRKKKSDTEQEAEQHDAPASPVSPSGAEGPKRRGRKPKSEKLLLLQQQQDQQGSGSEMDTAESERKRKRAAEDKSKSGDEEKRKKEDGKGKEAEGKEPEAKKKKKDDSSSGSDDEEKNKGRKKHQNSETEKDARRRKAEDPREPNKDDGKKNDERTGGKKKELSTDLKLQRLHSEIKISLKIDNPDVKKCLDALDDIGALQVTTQHLQKHSDLIATLKKIRRFKASQDIMDKATMLYNKFKSMFLVGEGDCVLSQVLNKSLAEQRQHEDAKKGALKRGEQAKENTSDKMTNGDLSPEDKGQDPERERLLEEPSVGDNHSAAKAQEEST; from the exons atggaCTCCCCCCCATCCTGCCATATAATGGTACAGTCTGTTGACGACCTGCGCGGGAGCAGAAAACGTGCATCCGTCTCAAGGGGAAAGGAGCGTTGTGTTTTCCTG CTCGGCAACACGTTCAGCATGACTCAAGATTGGAAACCGGGCGATCTGATCTTTGCCAAGATGAAGGGCTATCCGCACTGGCCTGCCAGA ATTGATGAAGTCCCGGACGGTGCTGTGAAGCCATCCAACATCAAGTTTCCCATCTTCTTCTTCGGCACCCATGAAAC AGCGTTTCTTGGCCCGAAAGATATCTTTCCGTACCAGCTCAACAAAGAGAAGTATGCCAAGCCCAACAAGAGGAAAGGCTTCAATGAAGGATTGTGGGAGATCGAGAACAACCCAAAAGTTGAGCTCACTGCACCAAAG ccGGTCGCCCCGGATTCTTTCAACGACAAGGATTCGGACAGCAGcccggagggagaagaggaagcagatgaTAAGGGGATGAAACCCaaa GACTCTGCACAGAAAGAAGCTACAGATGTTCCTAAACCCAAGCGAGGTAGAAAGAAAAAG AGTGATACTGAGCAGGAGGCTGAACAGCACGATGCTCCCGCTAGTCCTGTCAGTCCTTCAG GTGCAGAAGGTCCTAAACGAAGAGGCAGGAAACCAAAGAGTGAGAAGTTACTtttgctccagcagcagcaggaccagcAAGGCTCGGGAAGCGAAAT GGACACCGCTGAGTccgaaagaaaaagaaagagggcAGCAGAGGACAAGTCCAAGAGCGGAGacgaggagaagagaaagaaggaggacgGCAAAGGAAAGGAAGCGGAGGGGAAAGAGCCCgaagccaagaagaagaagaaggacgacAGCTCCTCAGGCTCTGACGATGAAGAG AAAAACAAAGGCCGAAAGAAACACCAAAACTCCGAAACGGAGAAGGACGCGCGGCGGCGGAAAGCCGAGGACCCGAGGGA GCCAAACAAAGATGATGGGAAGAAAAATGACGAGAGGacaggaggcaaaaaaaagg AACTGTCCACTGACCTGAAGCTCCAGAGACTGCACAGTGAGATCAAGATTTCCCTGAAAATAGACAACCCT GACGTGAAGAAGTGCCTGGATGCATTGGATGACATTGGCGCCCTCCAAGTAACCACGCAGcacctgcagaaacacagcgACCTGATAGCGACCCTCAAGAAG ATCCGCAGATTCAAGGCCAGCCAGGACATCATGGACAAGGCCACCATGCTGTACAACAAGTTCAAGAGCATGTTCCTGGTCGGCGAAGGCGACTGTGTGCTCAGCCAGGTGCTCAACAAGTCCCTCGCCGAGCAACGGCAGCACGAGGACGCCAAGAAAGGAGCGCTGAAGAGAGGGGAGCAAGCCAAGGAGAACACCTCGG ACAAGATGACAAATGGTGATCTCAGCCCTGAAGATAAGGGGCAGGacccagagagggagagacttcTCGAGGAGCCCTCGGTGGGAGACAATCACAG TGCCGCAAAAGCTCAGGAAGAGTCCACTTGA
- the psip1a gene encoding PC4 and SFRS1 interacting protein 1a isoform X4 → MDSPPSCHIMVQSVDDLRGSRKRASVSRGKERCVFLLGNTFSMTQDWKPGDLIFAKMKGYPHWPARIDEVPDGAVKPSNIKFPIFFFGTHETAFLGPKDIFPYQLNKEKYAKPNKRKGFNEGLWEIENNPKVELTAPKPVAPDSFNDKDSDSSPEGEEEADDKGMKPKSDTEQEAEQHDAPASPVSPSGAEGPKRRGRKPKSEKLLLLQQQQDQQGSGSEMDTAESERKRKRAAEDKSKSGDEEKRKKEDGKGKEAEGKEPEAKKKKKDDSSSGSDDEEKNKGRKKHQNSETEKDARRRKAEDPREPNKDDGKKNDERTGGKKKELSTDLKLQRLHSEIKISLKIDNPDVKKCLDALDDIGALQVTTQHLQKHSDLIATLKKIRRFKASQDIMDKATMLYNKFKSMFLVGEGDCVLSQVLNKSLAEQRQHEDAKKGALKRGEQAKENTSDKMTNGDLSPEDKGQDPERERLLEEPSVGDNHSAAKAQEEST, encoded by the exons atggaCTCCCCCCCATCCTGCCATATAATGGTACAGTCTGTTGACGACCTGCGCGGGAGCAGAAAACGTGCATCCGTCTCAAGGGGAAAGGAGCGTTGTGTTTTCCTG CTCGGCAACACGTTCAGCATGACTCAAGATTGGAAACCGGGCGATCTGATCTTTGCCAAGATGAAGGGCTATCCGCACTGGCCTGCCAGA ATTGATGAAGTCCCGGACGGTGCTGTGAAGCCATCCAACATCAAGTTTCCCATCTTCTTCTTCGGCACCCATGAAAC AGCGTTTCTTGGCCCGAAAGATATCTTTCCGTACCAGCTCAACAAAGAGAAGTATGCCAAGCCCAACAAGAGGAAAGGCTTCAATGAAGGATTGTGGGAGATCGAGAACAACCCAAAAGTTGAGCTCACTGCACCAAAG ccGGTCGCCCCGGATTCTTTCAACGACAAGGATTCGGACAGCAGcccggagggagaagaggaagcagatgaTAAGGGGATGAAACCCaaa AGTGATACTGAGCAGGAGGCTGAACAGCACGATGCTCCCGCTAGTCCTGTCAGTCCTTCAG GTGCAGAAGGTCCTAAACGAAGAGGCAGGAAACCAAAGAGTGAGAAGTTACTtttgctccagcagcagcaggaccagcAAGGCTCGGGAAGCGAAAT GGACACCGCTGAGTccgaaagaaaaagaaagagggcAGCAGAGGACAAGTCCAAGAGCGGAGacgaggagaagagaaagaaggaggacgGCAAAGGAAAGGAAGCGGAGGGGAAAGAGCCCgaagccaagaagaagaagaaggacgacAGCTCCTCAGGCTCTGACGATGAAGAG AAAAACAAAGGCCGAAAGAAACACCAAAACTCCGAAACGGAGAAGGACGCGCGGCGGCGGAAAGCCGAGGACCCGAGGGA GCCAAACAAAGATGATGGGAAGAAAAATGACGAGAGGacaggaggcaaaaaaaagg AACTGTCCACTGACCTGAAGCTCCAGAGACTGCACAGTGAGATCAAGATTTCCCTGAAAATAGACAACCCT GACGTGAAGAAGTGCCTGGATGCATTGGATGACATTGGCGCCCTCCAAGTAACCACGCAGcacctgcagaaacacagcgACCTGATAGCGACCCTCAAGAAG ATCCGCAGATTCAAGGCCAGCCAGGACATCATGGACAAGGCCACCATGCTGTACAACAAGTTCAAGAGCATGTTCCTGGTCGGCGAAGGCGACTGTGTGCTCAGCCAGGTGCTCAACAAGTCCCTCGCCGAGCAACGGCAGCACGAGGACGCCAAGAAAGGAGCGCTGAAGAGAGGGGAGCAAGCCAAGGAGAACACCTCGG ACAAGATGACAAATGGTGATCTCAGCCCTGAAGATAAGGGGCAGGacccagagagggagagacttcTCGAGGAGCCCTCGGTGGGAGACAATCACAG TGCCGCAAAAGCTCAGGAAGAGTCCACTTGA
- the psip1a gene encoding PC4 and SFRS1 interacting protein 1a isoform X1, translating to MDSPPSCHIMVQSVDDLRGSRKRASVSRGKERCVFLLGNTFSMTQDWKPGDLIFAKMKGYPHWPARIDEVPDGAVKPSNIKFPIFFFGTHETAFLGPKDIFPYQLNKEKYAKPNKRKGFNEGLWEIENNPKVELTAPKPVAPDSFNDKDSDSSPEGEEEADDKGMKPKVPGSEAEQDDENEEEEEEEEEEEGSLISEQGPQNQDDSAQKEATDVPKPKRGRKKKSDTEQEAEQHDAPASPVSPSGAEGPKRRGRKPKSEKLLLLQQQQDQQGSGSEMDTAESERKRKRAAEDKSKSGDEEKRKKEDGKGKEAEGKEPEAKKKKKDDSSSGSDDEEKNKGRKKHQNSETEKDARRRKAEDPREPNKDDGKKNDERTGGKKKELSTDLKLQRLHSEIKISLKIDNPDVKKCLDALDDIGALQVTTQHLQKHSDLIATLKKIRRFKASQDIMDKATMLYNKFKSMFLVGEGDCVLSQVLNKSLAEQRQHEDAKKGALKRGEQAKENTSDKMTNGDLSPEDKGQDPERERLLEEPSVGDNHSAAKAQEEST from the exons atggaCTCCCCCCCATCCTGCCATATAATGGTACAGTCTGTTGACGACCTGCGCGGGAGCAGAAAACGTGCATCCGTCTCAAGGGGAAAGGAGCGTTGTGTTTTCCTG CTCGGCAACACGTTCAGCATGACTCAAGATTGGAAACCGGGCGATCTGATCTTTGCCAAGATGAAGGGCTATCCGCACTGGCCTGCCAGA ATTGATGAAGTCCCGGACGGTGCTGTGAAGCCATCCAACATCAAGTTTCCCATCTTCTTCTTCGGCACCCATGAAAC AGCGTTTCTTGGCCCGAAAGATATCTTTCCGTACCAGCTCAACAAAGAGAAGTATGCCAAGCCCAACAAGAGGAAAGGCTTCAATGAAGGATTGTGGGAGATCGAGAACAACCCAAAAGTTGAGCTCACTGCACCAAAG ccGGTCGCCCCGGATTCTTTCAACGACAAGGATTCGGACAGCAGcccggagggagaagaggaagcagatgaTAAGGGGATGAAACCCaaa GTTCCAGGAAGTGAGGCTGAGCAGGATGAtgagaatgaggaggaggaggaggaggaggaggaggaggaagggtctCTGATCTCTGAGCAGGGTCCTCAGAACCAGGAT GACTCTGCACAGAAAGAAGCTACAGATGTTCCTAAACCCAAGCGAGGTAGAAAGAAAAAG AGTGATACTGAGCAGGAGGCTGAACAGCACGATGCTCCCGCTAGTCCTGTCAGTCCTTCAG GTGCAGAAGGTCCTAAACGAAGAGGCAGGAAACCAAAGAGTGAGAAGTTACTtttgctccagcagcagcaggaccagcAAGGCTCGGGAAGCGAAAT GGACACCGCTGAGTccgaaagaaaaagaaagagggcAGCAGAGGACAAGTCCAAGAGCGGAGacgaggagaagagaaagaaggaggacgGCAAAGGAAAGGAAGCGGAGGGGAAAGAGCCCgaagccaagaagaagaagaaggacgacAGCTCCTCAGGCTCTGACGATGAAGAG AAAAACAAAGGCCGAAAGAAACACCAAAACTCCGAAACGGAGAAGGACGCGCGGCGGCGGAAAGCCGAGGACCCGAGGGA GCCAAACAAAGATGATGGGAAGAAAAATGACGAGAGGacaggaggcaaaaaaaagg AACTGTCCACTGACCTGAAGCTCCAGAGACTGCACAGTGAGATCAAGATTTCCCTGAAAATAGACAACCCT GACGTGAAGAAGTGCCTGGATGCATTGGATGACATTGGCGCCCTCCAAGTAACCACGCAGcacctgcagaaacacagcgACCTGATAGCGACCCTCAAGAAG ATCCGCAGATTCAAGGCCAGCCAGGACATCATGGACAAGGCCACCATGCTGTACAACAAGTTCAAGAGCATGTTCCTGGTCGGCGAAGGCGACTGTGTGCTCAGCCAGGTGCTCAACAAGTCCCTCGCCGAGCAACGGCAGCACGAGGACGCCAAGAAAGGAGCGCTGAAGAGAGGGGAGCAAGCCAAGGAGAACACCTCGG ACAAGATGACAAATGGTGATCTCAGCCCTGAAGATAAGGGGCAGGacccagagagggagagacttcTCGAGGAGCCCTCGGTGGGAGACAATCACAG TGCCGCAAAAGCTCAGGAAGAGTCCACTTGA
- the psip1a gene encoding PC4 and SFRS1 interacting protein 1a isoform X2, with translation MQPQRRLHKLEVADEDACTEWLGNTFSMTQDWKPGDLIFAKMKGYPHWPARIDEVPDGAVKPSNIKFPIFFFGTHETAFLGPKDIFPYQLNKEKYAKPNKRKGFNEGLWEIENNPKVELTAPKPVAPDSFNDKDSDSSPEGEEEADDKGMKPKVPGSEAEQDDENEEEEEEEEEEEGSLISEQGPQNQDDSAQKEATDVPKPKRGRKKKSDTEQEAEQHDAPASPVSPSGAEGPKRRGRKPKSEKLLLLQQQQDQQGSGSEMDTAESERKRKRAAEDKSKSGDEEKRKKEDGKGKEAEGKEPEAKKKKKDDSSSGSDDEEKNKGRKKHQNSETEKDARRRKAEDPREPNKDDGKKNDERTGGKKKELSTDLKLQRLHSEIKISLKIDNPDVKKCLDALDDIGALQVTTQHLQKHSDLIATLKKIRRFKASQDIMDKATMLYNKFKSMFLVGEGDCVLSQVLNKSLAEQRQHEDAKKGALKRGEQAKENTSDKMTNGDLSPEDKGQDPERERLLEEPSVGDNHSAAKAQEEST, from the exons ATGCAGCCTCAAAGACGCCTTCACAAACTAGAGGTCGCAGATGAAGATGCTTGCACCGAATGG CTCGGCAACACGTTCAGCATGACTCAAGATTGGAAACCGGGCGATCTGATCTTTGCCAAGATGAAGGGCTATCCGCACTGGCCTGCCAGA ATTGATGAAGTCCCGGACGGTGCTGTGAAGCCATCCAACATCAAGTTTCCCATCTTCTTCTTCGGCACCCATGAAAC AGCGTTTCTTGGCCCGAAAGATATCTTTCCGTACCAGCTCAACAAAGAGAAGTATGCCAAGCCCAACAAGAGGAAAGGCTTCAATGAAGGATTGTGGGAGATCGAGAACAACCCAAAAGTTGAGCTCACTGCACCAAAG ccGGTCGCCCCGGATTCTTTCAACGACAAGGATTCGGACAGCAGcccggagggagaagaggaagcagatgaTAAGGGGATGAAACCCaaa GTTCCAGGAAGTGAGGCTGAGCAGGATGAtgagaatgaggaggaggaggaggaggaggaggaggaggaagggtctCTGATCTCTGAGCAGGGTCCTCAGAACCAGGAT GACTCTGCACAGAAAGAAGCTACAGATGTTCCTAAACCCAAGCGAGGTAGAAAGAAAAAG AGTGATACTGAGCAGGAGGCTGAACAGCACGATGCTCCCGCTAGTCCTGTCAGTCCTTCAG GTGCAGAAGGTCCTAAACGAAGAGGCAGGAAACCAAAGAGTGAGAAGTTACTtttgctccagcagcagcaggaccagcAAGGCTCGGGAAGCGAAAT GGACACCGCTGAGTccgaaagaaaaagaaagagggcAGCAGAGGACAAGTCCAAGAGCGGAGacgaggagaagagaaagaaggaggacgGCAAAGGAAAGGAAGCGGAGGGGAAAGAGCCCgaagccaagaagaagaagaaggacgacAGCTCCTCAGGCTCTGACGATGAAGAG AAAAACAAAGGCCGAAAGAAACACCAAAACTCCGAAACGGAGAAGGACGCGCGGCGGCGGAAAGCCGAGGACCCGAGGGA GCCAAACAAAGATGATGGGAAGAAAAATGACGAGAGGacaggaggcaaaaaaaagg AACTGTCCACTGACCTGAAGCTCCAGAGACTGCACAGTGAGATCAAGATTTCCCTGAAAATAGACAACCCT GACGTGAAGAAGTGCCTGGATGCATTGGATGACATTGGCGCCCTCCAAGTAACCACGCAGcacctgcagaaacacagcgACCTGATAGCGACCCTCAAGAAG ATCCGCAGATTCAAGGCCAGCCAGGACATCATGGACAAGGCCACCATGCTGTACAACAAGTTCAAGAGCATGTTCCTGGTCGGCGAAGGCGACTGTGTGCTCAGCCAGGTGCTCAACAAGTCCCTCGCCGAGCAACGGCAGCACGAGGACGCCAAGAAAGGAGCGCTGAAGAGAGGGGAGCAAGCCAAGGAGAACACCTCGG ACAAGATGACAAATGGTGATCTCAGCCCTGAAGATAAGGGGCAGGacccagagagggagagacttcTCGAGGAGCCCTCGGTGGGAGACAATCACAG TGCCGCAAAAGCTCAGGAAGAGTCCACTTGA